The following are encoded in a window of Candidatus Nitrosotalea sinensis genomic DNA:
- a CDS encoding thioredoxin family protein yields MVLLKSEIVLNAGDKAPDFNLLGIDDKKHSFAEYKDYKAKLVIFMCNHCPYVQAKVDAINEIYDKFKGKIAMIGINSNDSTKYPDDSFENMKKFAKEKGLKFTYLVDETQEIAKKYGAVCTPDPFLFDKEGKLVFHGRIDNAMKPEDKPTEKTMILNIEKILSEKKIEKDFDPSMGCSIKWKSQQT; encoded by the coding sequence ATGGTATTATTAAAATCAGAAATAGTCTTAAATGCAGGAGACAAGGCTCCAGACTTTAATCTTTTAGGAATTGATGATAAGAAACATTCCTTTGCAGAATACAAAGACTATAAAGCGAAATTAGTAATTTTCATGTGCAATCATTGTCCATATGTACAAGCCAAAGTAGATGCAATTAATGAGATCTACGATAAATTCAAAGGAAAGATTGCAATGATAGGAATTAACAGTAATGATTCAACCAAATATCCAGATGACAGTTTTGAAAACATGAAAAAATTTGCAAAAGAAAAGGGTTTGAAATTCACATACCTGGTAGATGAAACCCAGGAGATTGCAAAAAAATATGGTGCAGTTTGTACTCCGGATCCGTTTCTCTTTGATAAAGAAGGAAAACTTGTTTTTCACGGAAGAATAGACAATGCAATGAAACCTGAAGACAAGCCTACAGAAAAAACAATGATACTAAACATAGAGAAGATTCTTTCAGAAAAGAAGATAGAGAAAGATTTTGACCCATCTATGGGCTGCTCCATCAAATGGAAAAGCCAGCAGACTTAA